A genomic segment from Peromyscus maniculatus bairdii isolate BWxNUB_F1_BW_parent chromosome 11, HU_Pman_BW_mat_3.1, whole genome shotgun sequence encodes:
- the Nr1i3 gene encoding nuclear receptor subfamily 1 group I member 3 isoform X3: protein MSAFTQYLLNEWITQIMARGKSETMTGVLTLETMASGEACGPRNCVVCGDRATGYHFHALTCEGCKGFFRTVSKTIGPICPFSGSCEVSKAQRRHCPACRLQKCLNVGMRKDMILSAEALALRRARQAQRRAQKASLQMSQEQKELVQTLLGAHTRHVVPMFDQFVKFRPPAYLFVHHRPFPPLVPVRPLLTHFADINTFMVQQIIKFTKDLPLFRSLPMEDQISLLKGAAVEILHISLNATFCLQTQNFFCGPLCYKMEDAAYVGFQGEFLDLTLRFHETLKRLQLQEAEYVLMAAMALFSPDRPGVTQRDQIDQRQEEMALILNNYIMEQQSRPQSRFLYPKLMGLLAELRSINNAYSYEIQRIQGLSAMMPLLGEICS from the exons GAGACCATGACAGGCGTGCTAACACTTGAGACCATGGCCAGTGGAGAGGCATGCGGGCCAAGGAACTGTGTGGTGTGTGGAGACCGAGCCACGGGCTATCATTTCCATGCCCTGACGTGTGAGGGCTGCAAAGGCTTCTTCAG AACAGTCAGCAAAACCATTGGTCCCATCTGTCCCTTCTCTGGAAGCTGTGAGGTCAGCAAAGCCCAGAGACGCCACTGTCCAGCCTGCAGGTTGCAGAAGTGTCTAAACGTTGGCATGAGGAAAGACA TGATACTGTCAGCAGAAGCCTTGGCGTTGCGGCGAGCCAGGCAGGCACAGCGGCGCGCACAGAAGGCGTCCTTGCAAATGAGTCAGGAGCAGAAAGAGCTGGTCCAGACCCTCCTGGGGGCCCATACTCGCCACGTGGTCCCCATGTTTGACCAGTTTGTGAAGTTCAGG CCTCCAGCTTACCTGTTCGTCCATCACCGGCCCTTCCCTCCTCTGGTCCCCGTGAGGCCTCTGCTCACACACTTTGCAGATATTAACACGTTCATGGTGCAGCAGATTATCAAGTTCACCAAGGACCTGCCCCTTTTCCG GTCCCTACCCATGGAGGACCAGATCTCCCTTCTCAAGGGAGCAGCTGTGGAAATACTGCATATCTCACTCAACGCTACTTTCTGTCTTCAAACACAGAATttcttctgtgggcctctttgcTACAAAATGGAGGATGCGGCCTATG TAGGGTTCCAGGGGGAGTTTTTGGACTTGACCCTTCGCTTCCATGAGACATTGAAACGACTGCAGCTCCAGGAAGCTGAGTACGTGCTCATGGCTGCCATGGCCCTCTTCTCTCCAG ACAGGCCTGGAGTGACCCAGAGAGACCAGATTGATCAGCGGCAAGAGGAGATGGCACTGATCTTGAACAACTACATTATGGAACAGCAGTCAAGGCCCCAAAGTCG GTTTCTGTACCCAAAGCTGATGGGCCTGCTGGCTGAGCTCCGGAGCATCAACAATGCATACTCATATGAAATCCAGCGCATCCAGGGACTGTCTGCTATGATGCCACTGCTCGGGGAAATCTGTAGCTGA
- the Nr1i3 gene encoding nuclear receptor subfamily 1 group I member 3 isoform X4, which yields MTGVLTLETMASGEACGPRNCVVCGDRATGYHFHALTCEGCKGFFRRTVSKTIGPICPFSGSCEVSKAQRRHCPACRLQKCLNVGMRKDMILSAEALALRRARQAQRRAQKASLQMSQEQKELVQTLLGAHTRHVVPMFDQFVKFRPPAYLFVHHRPFPPLVPVRPLLTHFADINTFMVQQIIKFTKDLPLFRSLPMEDQISLLKGAAVEILHISLNATFCLQTQNFFCGPLCYKMEDAAYVGFQGEFLDLTLRFHETLKRLQLQEAEYVLMAAMALFSPDRPGVTQRDQIDQRQEEMALILNNYIMEQQSRPQSRFLYPKLMGLLAELRSINNAYSYEIQRIQGLSAMMPLLGEICS from the exons ATGACAGGCGTGCTAACACTTGAGACCATGGCCAGTGGAGAGGCATGCGGGCCAAGGAACTGTGTGGTGTGTGGAGACCGAGCCACGGGCTATCATTTCCATGCCCTGACGTGTGAGGGCTGCAAAGGCTTCTTCAG GAGAACAGTCAGCAAAACCATTGGTCCCATCTGTCCCTTCTCTGGAAGCTGTGAGGTCAGCAAAGCCCAGAGACGCCACTGTCCAGCCTGCAGGTTGCAGAAGTGTCTAAACGTTGGCATGAGGAAAGACA TGATACTGTCAGCAGAAGCCTTGGCGTTGCGGCGAGCCAGGCAGGCACAGCGGCGCGCACAGAAGGCGTCCTTGCAAATGAGTCAGGAGCAGAAAGAGCTGGTCCAGACCCTCCTGGGGGCCCATACTCGCCACGTGGTCCCCATGTTTGACCAGTTTGTGAAGTTCAGG CCTCCAGCTTACCTGTTCGTCCATCACCGGCCCTTCCCTCCTCTGGTCCCCGTGAGGCCTCTGCTCACACACTTTGCAGATATTAACACGTTCATGGTGCAGCAGATTATCAAGTTCACCAAGGACCTGCCCCTTTTCCG GTCCCTACCCATGGAGGACCAGATCTCCCTTCTCAAGGGAGCAGCTGTGGAAATACTGCATATCTCACTCAACGCTACTTTCTGTCTTCAAACACAGAATttcttctgtgggcctctttgcTACAAAATGGAGGATGCGGCCTATG TAGGGTTCCAGGGGGAGTTTTTGGACTTGACCCTTCGCTTCCATGAGACATTGAAACGACTGCAGCTCCAGGAAGCTGAGTACGTGCTCATGGCTGCCATGGCCCTCTTCTCTCCAG ACAGGCCTGGAGTGACCCAGAGAGACCAGATTGATCAGCGGCAAGAGGAGATGGCACTGATCTTGAACAACTACATTATGGAACAGCAGTCAAGGCCCCAAAGTCG GTTTCTGTACCCAAAGCTGATGGGCCTGCTGGCTGAGCTCCGGAGCATCAACAATGCATACTCATATGAAATCCAGCGCATCCAGGGACTGTCTGCTATGATGCCACTGCTCGGGGAAATCTGTAGCTGA
- the Nr1i3 gene encoding nuclear receptor subfamily 1 group I member 3 isoform X1 has product MSAFTQYLLNEWITQIMARGKSETMTGVLTLETMASGEACGPRNCVVCGDRATGYHFHALTCEGCKGFFRRTVSKTIGPICPFSGSCEVSKAQRRHCPACRLQKCLNVGMRKDMILSAEALALRRARQAQRRAQKASLQMSQEQKELVQTLLGAHTRHVVPMFDQFVKFRPPAYLFVHHRPFPPLVPVRPLLTHFADINTFMVQQIIKFTKDLPLFRSLPMEDQISLLKGAAVEILHISLNATFCLQTQNFFCGPLCYKMEDAAYVGFQGEFLDLTLRFHETLKRLQLQEAEYVLMAAMALFSPDRPGVTQRDQIDQRQEEMALILNNYIMEQQSRPQSRFLYPKLMGLLAELRSINNAYSYEIQRIQGLSAMMPLLGEICS; this is encoded by the exons GAGACCATGACAGGCGTGCTAACACTTGAGACCATGGCCAGTGGAGAGGCATGCGGGCCAAGGAACTGTGTGGTGTGTGGAGACCGAGCCACGGGCTATCATTTCCATGCCCTGACGTGTGAGGGCTGCAAAGGCTTCTTCAG GAGAACAGTCAGCAAAACCATTGGTCCCATCTGTCCCTTCTCTGGAAGCTGTGAGGTCAGCAAAGCCCAGAGACGCCACTGTCCAGCCTGCAGGTTGCAGAAGTGTCTAAACGTTGGCATGAGGAAAGACA TGATACTGTCAGCAGAAGCCTTGGCGTTGCGGCGAGCCAGGCAGGCACAGCGGCGCGCACAGAAGGCGTCCTTGCAAATGAGTCAGGAGCAGAAAGAGCTGGTCCAGACCCTCCTGGGGGCCCATACTCGCCACGTGGTCCCCATGTTTGACCAGTTTGTGAAGTTCAGG CCTCCAGCTTACCTGTTCGTCCATCACCGGCCCTTCCCTCCTCTGGTCCCCGTGAGGCCTCTGCTCACACACTTTGCAGATATTAACACGTTCATGGTGCAGCAGATTATCAAGTTCACCAAGGACCTGCCCCTTTTCCG GTCCCTACCCATGGAGGACCAGATCTCCCTTCTCAAGGGAGCAGCTGTGGAAATACTGCATATCTCACTCAACGCTACTTTCTGTCTTCAAACACAGAATttcttctgtgggcctctttgcTACAAAATGGAGGATGCGGCCTATG TAGGGTTCCAGGGGGAGTTTTTGGACTTGACCCTTCGCTTCCATGAGACATTGAAACGACTGCAGCTCCAGGAAGCTGAGTACGTGCTCATGGCTGCCATGGCCCTCTTCTCTCCAG ACAGGCCTGGAGTGACCCAGAGAGACCAGATTGATCAGCGGCAAGAGGAGATGGCACTGATCTTGAACAACTACATTATGGAACAGCAGTCAAGGCCCCAAAGTCG GTTTCTGTACCCAAAGCTGATGGGCCTGCTGGCTGAGCTCCGGAGCATCAACAATGCATACTCATATGAAATCCAGCGCATCCAGGGACTGTCTGCTATGATGCCACTGCTCGGGGAAATCTGTAGCTGA
- the Nr1i3 gene encoding nuclear receptor subfamily 1 group I member 3 isoform X2 has product MSAFTQYLLNEWITQIMARGKSETMTGVLTLETMASGEACGPRNCVVCGDRATGYHFHALTCEGCKGFFRRTVSKTIGPICPFSGSCEVSKAQRRHCPACRLQKCLNVGMRKDMILSAEALALRRARQAQRRAQKASLQMSQEQKELVQTLLGAHTRHVVPMFDQFVKFRPPAYLFVHHRPFPPLVPVRPLLTHFADINTFMVQQIIKFTKDLPLFRSLPMEDQISLLKGAAVEILHISLNATFCLQTQNFFCGPLCYKMEDAAYGFQGEFLDLTLRFHETLKRLQLQEAEYVLMAAMALFSPDRPGVTQRDQIDQRQEEMALILNNYIMEQQSRPQSRFLYPKLMGLLAELRSINNAYSYEIQRIQGLSAMMPLLGEICS; this is encoded by the exons GAGACCATGACAGGCGTGCTAACACTTGAGACCATGGCCAGTGGAGAGGCATGCGGGCCAAGGAACTGTGTGGTGTGTGGAGACCGAGCCACGGGCTATCATTTCCATGCCCTGACGTGTGAGGGCTGCAAAGGCTTCTTCAG GAGAACAGTCAGCAAAACCATTGGTCCCATCTGTCCCTTCTCTGGAAGCTGTGAGGTCAGCAAAGCCCAGAGACGCCACTGTCCAGCCTGCAGGTTGCAGAAGTGTCTAAACGTTGGCATGAGGAAAGACA TGATACTGTCAGCAGAAGCCTTGGCGTTGCGGCGAGCCAGGCAGGCACAGCGGCGCGCACAGAAGGCGTCCTTGCAAATGAGTCAGGAGCAGAAAGAGCTGGTCCAGACCCTCCTGGGGGCCCATACTCGCCACGTGGTCCCCATGTTTGACCAGTTTGTGAAGTTCAGG CCTCCAGCTTACCTGTTCGTCCATCACCGGCCCTTCCCTCCTCTGGTCCCCGTGAGGCCTCTGCTCACACACTTTGCAGATATTAACACGTTCATGGTGCAGCAGATTATCAAGTTCACCAAGGACCTGCCCCTTTTCCG GTCCCTACCCATGGAGGACCAGATCTCCCTTCTCAAGGGAGCAGCTGTGGAAATACTGCATATCTCACTCAACGCTACTTTCTGTCTTCAAACACAGAATttcttctgtgggcctctttgcTACAAAATGGAGGATGCGGCCTATG GGTTCCAGGGGGAGTTTTTGGACTTGACCCTTCGCTTCCATGAGACATTGAAACGACTGCAGCTCCAGGAAGCTGAGTACGTGCTCATGGCTGCCATGGCCCTCTTCTCTCCAG ACAGGCCTGGAGTGACCCAGAGAGACCAGATTGATCAGCGGCAAGAGGAGATGGCACTGATCTTGAACAACTACATTATGGAACAGCAGTCAAGGCCCCAAAGTCG GTTTCTGTACCCAAAGCTGATGGGCCTGCTGGCTGAGCTCCGGAGCATCAACAATGCATACTCATATGAAATCCAGCGCATCCAGGGACTGTCTGCTATGATGCCACTGCTCGGGGAAATCTGTAGCTGA